One Camelina sativa cultivar DH55 chromosome 3, Cs, whole genome shotgun sequence genomic window carries:
- the LOC104776205 gene encoding protein MULTIPLE CHLOROPLAST DIVISION SITE 1-like: protein MASIDSLQLHSLCNVQSSIGKAKLRIPSNLVVFRRRLENLKWVQVETNRRFVCRAIGDSSTPDEDIQNTQNDNDDVVVVVGVATTESNTPSDSENSVSRFRSMITTLPPVVFVMKKCSGNSIWIGICIAASVLVAALRAYAVIKSRDNQPAGSVADLVRRGQLRSGDRRGISKSLNYEDPFNNPFVKLDKGNSTVEMCGKVYRLAPVTLTEKEQTIHQKRRSRAYQWKRPTIFLKEGDSIPPDVDPDTIRWIPANHPFATTVSDIDQDLAQTNVYQKQGVPFRIRAEHEAMQKKLEALQNEEKLNNLSIDSQNAREFQRPYKLGTKLEGENIQKNSQDNVTGNSSSEETHKT, encoded by the exons ATGGCGTCCATTGATTCTCTCCAACTCCACTCTCTCTGCAATGTCCAG TCGTCGATTGGAAAAGCCAAGCTTCGGATTCCTTCAAATCTGGTTGTGTTCAGAAGAAGACTCGAAAATCTGAAATGGGTTCAAGTCGAAACTAATCGAAGGTTCGTGTGCAGAGCGATTGGTGATTCCTCGACTCCGGATGAAGATATTCAGAATACTCagaatgataatgatgatgttgttgttgttgttggtgttgctACGACGGAGAGTAACACTCCCAGTGATTCCGAGAATTCAGTTTCGAGATTCCGGAGTATGATTACCACACTCCCTCCTGTCGTCTTCGTG ATGAAAAAATGCTCAGGGAACAGCATTTGGATCGGGATCTGCATCGCAGCTTCTGTTTTGGTCGCGGCTCTTAGGGCTTATGCAGTCATAAAGTCAAGAGATAACCAACCTGCTGGCTCGGTTGCTGATCTTGTTAGACGTGGCCAGCTGAGATCTGGTGATAGAAGAGGCAT CTCCAAATCTCTTAACTACGAGGATCCATTCAACAATCCATTTGTGAAACTTGATAAAGGAAACTCAACAGTAGAGATGTGCGGGAAAGTCTATCGGCTAGCTCCAGTCACACTTACAGAGAAAGAACAAACTATTCATCAGAAAAGAAGGTCAAGAGCTTACCAATGGAAGAGACCAACGATTTTTCTCAAAGAAGGAGACTCGATACCGCCTGATGTTGATCCTGATACAATCAGATGGATACCAGCTAATCATCCTTTTGCAACCACGGTTAGCGATATAGATCAAGACCTTGCCCAGACCAATGTTTACCAGAAGCAAGGTGTTCCTTTCCGGATTCGAGCTGAGCATGAAGCTATGCAGAAGAAGCTCGAAGCTTTACAGAAt GAGGAGAAGTTGAATAATCTGAGTATTGATAGTCAAAATGCCAGAGAATTTCAGAGACCATACAAGCTCGGAACCAAGCTCGAAGGTGAAAATATCCAGAAGAATTCTCAGGACAATGTTACTGGCAATTCATCCTCTGAGGAGACGCATAAGACCTGA
- the LOC104776206 gene encoding monosaccharide-sensing protein 1 isoform X1 produces MKGATLVALAATIGNFLQGWDNATIAGAMVYINKDLNLPTSVQGLVVAMSLIGATVITTCSGPISDWLGRRPMLILSSVMYFVCGLIMLWSPNVYVLCFARLLNGFGAGLAVTLVPVYISETAPPEIRGQLNTLPQFLGSGGMFLSYCMVFTMSLSDSPSWRGMLGVLSIPSLVYLFLSVFFLPESPRWLVSKGRMDEAKKVLQQLCGREDVTDEMALLVEGLDIGGEKTMEDLLVTLEDHEGDDALETVDEDGQMRLYGTHDNQSYIARPVPEHQSSLALRSRHGSLANQSMILKDPLVNLFGSLHEKMPEAGGNTRSGIFPHFGSMFSTNADAPHGKPAHWEKDIESHYNKDNDDYASDDGAGDDDDSDNDLRSPLMSRQTTSMDKDMIPHPTSGSTLSMRRHSTLMQGNGESSMGIGGGWHMGYRYENGEYKRYYLKEDGTESRRGSIISVPGGPDGAGSYIHASALVSRSVLGPKSMLGSAMVPPEKTAASGPLWSALLEPGVKRALVVGVGIQILQQFSGINGVLYYTPQILERAGVDILLSSFGLSSISASFLISGLTTLLMLPAIVVAMRLMDVSGRRSLLLWTIPVLIVSLIILVISELVHISKVVNAALSTSCVVLYFCFFVMGYGPIPNILCSEIFPTRVRGLCIAICAMVFWIGDIIVTYSLPVLLSSIGLVGVFSIYAAVCVISWIFVYMKVPETKGMPLEVITDYFAFGAQAQASAPSKDI; encoded by the exons ATGAAGGGAGCGACACTCGTTGCTCTCGCCGCCACTATCGGCAATTTCTTGCAAGGATGGGACAATGCCACCATTGCTG GAGCTATGGTTTATATCAACAAAGACTTGAATTTACCAACCTCTGTTCAGGGTCTTGTGGTTGCTATGTCACTGATCGGTGCCACGGTCATCACAACTTGTTCAGGACCCATATCTGATTGGCTCGGGAGACGTCCCATGCTGATTTTATCATCAGTTATGTATTTCGTATGCGGTTTGATCATGCTATGGTCTCCCAATGTCTATGTTCTGTGCTTTGCTAGGCTTCTTAATGGGTTTGGTGCTGGGCTTGCTGTCACGCTTGTCCCTGTTTACATCTCTGAAACCGCTCCTCCAGAGATCAGAGGACAGTTAAATACTCTCCCTCAGTTTCTTGGCTCTGGTGGAATGTTTTTGTCTTACTGTATGGTTTTCACTATGTCCCTAAGCGATTCGCCTAGCTGGAGAGGGATGCTCGGTGTCCTCTCCATCCCTTCTcttgtttatttgtttctctCCGTGTTTTTCTTGCCCGAGTCTCCTCGTTGGTTGGTTAGTAAAGGAAGGATGGACGAGGCTAAGAAGGTTCTTCAACAGTTATGTGGCAGAGAAGATGTTACCG ATGAGATGGCTTTGCTAGTTGAAGGACTAGATATAGGAGGAGAGAAAACAATGGAGGATCTCTTAGTAACTTTGGAGGATCATGAAGGAGATGATGCGCTTGAAACCGTTGATGAGGATGGACAAATGCGTCTTTACGGAACACACGATAATCAATCCTACATTGCTAGACCTGTCCCTGAACACCAGAGCTCACTTGCTTTACGCTCTCGCCACGGTAGCTTAGCAAACCAAAGCATGATCCTTAAAGATCCACTTGTCAATCTATTCGGTAGTCTCCACGAGAAGATGCCAGAAGCAGGCGGAAACACGCGGAGTGGGATCTTCCCTCATTTCGGAAGCATGTTCAGTACTAACGCTGATGCACCTCACGGTAAACCTGCTCACTGGGAGAAGGACATAGAGAGCCATTACAACAAAGACAATGATGACTATGCAAGTGATGATGGTGcgggtgatgatgatgactcggATAACGATCTGCGTAGCCCGTTAATGTCACGCCAGACGACTAGCATGGATAAGGACATGATCCCGCATCCTACAAGCGGAAGCACACTTAGCATGAGGAGACACAGTACGCTTATGCAAGGCAACGGTGAAAGCAGCATGGGAATTGGTGGTGGTTGGCATATGGGATATAGATATGAAAACGGCGAATACAAAAGGTATTATCTTAAAGAAGATGGAACTGAATCTCGCCGTGGCTCGATCATTTCTGTTCCAGGAGGTCCTGATGGTGCAGGCAGCTACATTCACGCTTCTGCACTTGTAAGCAGATCCGTTCTTGGTCCTAAATCAATGCTTGGATCTGCCATGGTTCCCCCTGAGAAAACCGCTGCCTCTGGACCACTCTGGTCTGCTCTTCTTGAACCTGGTGTCAAGCGTGCGTTGGTCGTTGGTGTTGGCATTCAGATACTACAACAG TTTTCGGGTATCAATGGAGTTCTCTACTACACTCCTCAGATTCTTGAACGGGCTGGCGTAGATATTCTTCTTTCGAGCTTCGGACTAAGTTCTATCTCTGCATCATTCCTCATCAGTGGTTTAACAACTTTACTCATGCTCCCAGCCATTGTCGTTGCCATGAGACTCATGGATGTCTCTGGAAGAag GTCATTACTTCTCTGGACAATTCCAGTTCTCATCGTCTCACTTATCATTCTCGTCATTAGCGAGCTTGTCCACATCAGCAAAGTCGTGAACGCAGCACTCTCCACGAGCTGTGTCGTGCTCTACTTCTGCTTCTTCGTGATGGGTTACGGTCCGATTCCAAACATCCTCTGTTCTGAAATCTTCCCAACAAGAGTCCGTGGTCTCTGCATCGCCATTTGCGCTATGGTTTTCTGGATAGGAGACATTATTGTCACTTACTCACTTCCCGTCCTCCTCAGCTCGATTGGACTAGTTGGTGTTTTCAGCATTTACGCTGCGGTTTGCGTCATCTCATGGATCTTCGTTTACATGAAAGTCCCGGAGACTAAAGGCATGCCTTTGGAAGTTATCACAGACTACTTTGCCTTTGGAGCTCAAGCTCAAGCTTCTGCTCCTTCTAAGGATATATAA
- the LOC104776206 gene encoding monosaccharide-sensing protein 1 isoform X2, with translation MKGATLVALAATIGNFLQGWDNATIAGAMVYINKDLNLPTSVQGLVVAMSLIGATVITTCSGPISDWLGRRPMLILSSVMYFVCGLIMLWSPNVYVLCFARLLNGFGAGLAVTLVPVYISETAPPEIRGQLNTLPQFLGSGGMFLSYCMVFTMSLSDSPSWRGMLGVLSIPSLVYLFLSVFFLPESPRWLVSKGRMDEAKKVLQQLCGREDVTDEMALLVEGLDIGGEKTMEDLLVTLEDHEGDDALETVDEDGQMRLYGTHDNQSYIARPVPEHQSSLALRSRHGSLANQSMILKDPLVNLFGSLHEKMPEAGGNTRSGIFPHFGSMFSTNADAPHGKPAHWEKDIESHYNKDNDDYASDDGAGDDDDSDNDLRSPLMSRQTTSMDKDMIPHPTSGSTLSMRRHSTLMQGNGESSMGIGGGWHMGYRYENGEYKRYYLKEDGTESRRGSIISVPGGPDGGGSYIHASALVSRSVLGPKSMLGSAMVPPEKTAASGPLWSALLEPGVKRALVVGVGIQILQQFSGINGVLYYTPQILERAGVDILLSSFGLSSISASFLISGLTTLLMLPAIVVAMRLMDVSGRRSLLLWTIPVLIVSLIILVISELVHISKVVNAALSTSCVVLYFCFFVMGYGPIPNILCSEIFPTRVRGLCIAICAMVFWIGDIIVTYSLPVLLSSIGLVGVFSIYAAVCVISWIFVYMKVPETKGMPLEVITDYFAFGAQAQASAPSKDI, from the exons ATGAAGGGAGCGACACTCGTTGCTCTCGCCGCCACTATCGGCAATTTCTTGCAAGGATGGGACAATGCCACCATTGCTG GAGCTATGGTTTATATCAACAAAGACTTGAATTTACCAACCTCTGTTCAGGGTCTTGTGGTTGCTATGTCACTGATCGGTGCCACGGTCATCACAACTTGTTCAGGACCCATATCTGATTGGCTCGGGAGACGTCCCATGCTGATTTTATCATCAGTTATGTATTTCGTATGCGGTTTGATCATGCTATGGTCTCCCAATGTCTATGTTCTGTGCTTTGCTAGGCTTCTTAATGGGTTTGGTGCTGGGCTTGCTGTCACGCTTGTCCCTGTTTACATCTCTGAAACCGCTCCTCCAGAGATCAGAGGACAGTTAAATACTCTCCCTCAGTTTCTTGGCTCTGGTGGAATGTTTTTGTCTTACTGTATGGTTTTCACTATGTCCCTAAGCGATTCGCCTAGCTGGAGAGGGATGCTCGGTGTCCTCTCCATCCCTTCTcttgtttatttgtttctctCCGTGTTTTTCTTGCCCGAGTCTCCTCGTTGGTTGGTTAGTAAAGGAAGGATGGACGAGGCTAAGAAGGTTCTTCAACAGTTATGTGGCAGAGAAGATGTTACCG ATGAGATGGCTTTGCTAGTTGAAGGACTAGATATAGGAGGAGAGAAAACAATGGAGGATCTCTTAGTAACTTTGGAGGATCATGAAGGAGATGATGCGCTTGAAACCGTTGATGAGGATGGACAAATGCGTCTTTACGGAACACACGATAATCAATCCTACATTGCTAGACCTGTCCCTGAACACCAGAGCTCACTTGCTTTACGCTCTCGCCACGGTAGCTTAGCAAACCAAAGCATGATCCTTAAAGATCCACTTGTCAATCTATTCGGTAGTCTCCACGAGAAGATGCCAGAAGCAGGCGGAAACACGCGGAGTGGGATCTTCCCTCATTTCGGAAGCATGTTCAGTACTAACGCTGATGCACCTCACGGTAAACCTGCTCACTGGGAGAAGGACATAGAGAGCCATTACAACAAAGACAATGATGACTATGCAAGTGATGATGGTGcgggtgatgatgatgactcggATAACGATCTGCGTAGCCCGTTAATGTCACGCCAGACGACTAGCATGGATAAG GACATGATCCCGCATCCTACAAGCGGAAGCACACTTAGCATGAGGAGACACAGTACGCTTATGCAAGGCAACGGTGAAAGCAGCATGGGAATTGGTGGTGGTTGGCATATGGGATATAGATATGAAAACGGCGAATACAAAAGGTATTATCTTAAAGAAGATGGAACTGAATCTCGCCGTGGCTCGATCATTTCTGTTCCAGGAGGTCCTGATGGTGGAGGCAGCTACATTCACGCTTCTGCACTTGTAAGCAGATCCGTTCTTGGTCCTAAATCAATGCTTGGATCTGCCATGGTTCCCCCTGAGAAAACCGCTGCCTCTGGACCACTCTGGTCTGCTCTTCTTGAACCTGGTGTCAAGCGTGCGTTGGTCGTTGGTGTTGGCATTCAGATACTACAACAG TTTTCGGGTATCAATGGAGTTCTCTACTACACTCCTCAGATTCTTGAACGGGCTGGCGTAGATATTCTTCTTTCGAGCTTCGGACTAAGTTCTATCTCTGCATCATTCCTCATCAGTGGTTTAACAACTTTACTCATGCTCCCAGCCATTGTCGTTGCCATGAGACTCATGGATGTCTCTGGAAGAag GTCATTACTTCTCTGGACAATTCCAGTTCTCATCGTCTCACTTATCATTCTCGTCATTAGCGAGCTTGTCCACATCAGCAAAGTCGTGAACGCAGCACTCTCCACGAGCTGTGTCGTGCTCTACTTCTGCTTCTTCGTGATGGGTTACGGTCCGATTCCAAACATCCTCTGTTCTGAAATCTTCCCAACAAGAGTCCGTGGTCTCTGCATCGCCATTTGCGCTATGGTTTTCTGGATAGGAGACATTATTGTCACTTACTCACTTCCCGTCCTCCTCAGCTCGATTGGACTAGTTGGTGTTTTCAGCATTTACGCTGCGGTTTGCGTCATCTCATGGATCTTCGTTTACATGAAAGTCCCGGAGACTAAAGGCATGCCTTTGGAAGTTATCACAGACTACTTTGCCTTTGGAGCTCAAGCTCAAGCTTCTGCTCCTTCTAAGGATATATAA